The Fibrobacter sp. UWH6 genomic interval TTTCTTCAACAGCCTTACGGCCCTTTTCCGGATCCATACCGGCACCAAGATTCTTGGTGGACTTTTCACCAATGAGAATCTTGTGATCAGCCAAGCTCAAGTCAAGAGCCATAGAATCGGTATTGACAGCATAGTATTCAACACCTTCAATGCTCATCTGCTTCATACGGTTTACGGTGTTTCCACCGGCACCACCGACACCGAAGACCTTGACTTTTGCATTACGGCTGGAGAGGTCTTCACCCATAATACGGGACTGGGCCTCAAAGTACATATCATTCATTTCACTCATGTTTAATCTCCCTGATTTATTGAGTGTTTTGGTTTGTTGTTAGAAATACTTCTTGATGAAACCGACAACCTTTCTAAATCCGTCTCCAACGGAAACCTTCAGCTGTGCGCCGGTATCATTCTTCTTCTTGTTATTATGTTCCTTGTTGGCGTAATGCAAAAGGCCTACACCAGTTGCATAAGACGGTCTCTGGAAAGCATCCTGAATACCGCTCATCCCCTTGGGATGACCAATACGGACCGGTTTACCAAAGAATGCCTTGGACGCCACATTTTCAATGCCTTCCAATTCACAGCAGCCACCCGTAAGGACGATGCCGCCATTGATCAAAGATTCCAGCTGTTGCTTCTGCAAGTCCTTTGCCAGCAACTGGAAAATTTCACTGACACGGGCCGTAATGACCTTGGCCAGCAACTTTCGAGAGCAGGGAACATCACCGCGGTCACCAACAGCGGGAACCGGGAATGTTTCATCTTCAATCAGATTGCTAATAACGCAAGTTCCATACTTCTTCTTAATTTCTTCTGCCTTGGACAGCGAAATAGGAACATTCAGACACTTACTGATATCGCTAGTGATTACATTACCGGCCAGGTCCAGAGAATTGGTATAGCGAACGGAATCCTTCAGGAACACGGCAATATCTGCAGAACCGGCACCAATGTCAACAAGGGCAACACCAAGTTCCCTTTCATCATCGGTAAGGACTGCGCAGGCAGCAGCCAAAGGTTCCAGCACATAGCCAGCCACATTCAAGCCAGCACGGTTAATGCACTTGGTCAAATTCTGCAGGGCGTTCTGGCGAGAGGTCACCAGCTGCACATCCACTTCCAGGCGACGGCCTGTACGGCCCTTGGGATTGCGGATACCCTTTTCGTCATCCAGGGTATATTCACCCGGGAATGCGTGAATCAAGCTACCAGCGCCATTAGGCAAGGTGCTAGCCTGCTTCTTCACATTTTCAATATCTTGCTCACGAACTTCGCCTGTGGGGAGTGTGATAATACCCTTGTAGCTGAAAGAAAGCACATGCTTTCCGGCGATGCCTACATAGACATCACGCACATCCACACCAGCGGAACGTTCCAGCTGCTGAACAGCCTGTTGCAAGGTTTCGACGACGAGGTCATACTCGTCAGCGTTTGCCAGCGGAAAATCACCGCATTCGACAACGCGAACAGAGTCCCCTTCGGAAATGCCAACAAACAGATTTACCTTCGAGGCCCCAATATCGAGACCGAAGATATAATCTTCTTTCTTTATTGCCTGCTTATTATCATCCATTGACACACCTCTTGTCATAATTCCTTACGTATGCAAAGCCATGGAATCTCATGTCCACAACTCCGGCACACCGCAAATCCTTCGTGAATCCATTTCCTAAAGATTCGTACAACACAAAAACATCCTTTGTCCAATCCGATGCCGGAAAAATCGTACGGAACCCAACATCCTTGAAATAAACTTCAATCCCTCGATCTTCTTCTGACCATGAAACCTGAGACACCTTTTCATACAAGTCACTGTTCACATTTTTCATAGCATCAAGAAACTCCGCAACAATCTTGACATGCCCAACAGAGGCCGTTTCCAAAACAGGAAGTCGCATTGCCGTAGCCACAGAAAACGGAAGTGCAGCTCCTTTCTCCGAATAAATCGTTGCCTTACCGCCATCCAGCACAGAGAGC includes:
- the ftsA gene encoding cell division protein FtsA encodes the protein MDDNKQAIKKEDYIFGLDIGASKVNLFVGISEGDSVRVVECGDFPLANADEYDLVVETLQQAVQQLERSAGVDVRDVYVGIAGKHVLSFSYKGIITLPTGEVREQDIENVKKQASTLPNGAGSLIHAFPGEYTLDDEKGIRNPKGRTGRRLEVDVQLVTSRQNALQNLTKCINRAGLNVAGYVLEPLAAACAVLTDDERELGVALVDIGAGSADIAVFLKDSVRYTNSLDLAGNVITSDISKCLNVPISLSKAEEIKKKYGTCVISNLIEDETFPVPAVGDRGDVPCSRKLLAKVITARVSEIFQLLAKDLQKQQLESLINGGIVLTGGCCELEGIENVASKAFFGKPVRIGHPKGMSGIQDAFQRPSYATGVGLLHYANKEHNNKKKNDTGAQLKVSVGDGFRKVVGFIKKYF